In a single window of the Niabella ginsenosidivorans genome:
- a CDS encoding nucleoside 2-deoxyribosyltransferase domain-containing protein has protein sequence MKIVCFLLFFLAPSCIIAQKLTIIQSPALIPEQDKRVKIFLAGSIDMGRSENWQKKVIQQLAGVEGIILNPRRDDWDKSWKPVSTDTNFRRQVEWELDALEKADMILMYFEPASQSPITLLELGLYARSKKIMVVCPEGFWRKGNVDIVCERYGIKQYKTVDEMLGQLKKQLQ, from the coding sequence ATGAAAATAGTTTGCTTTCTCCTTTTCTTCCTGGCACCATCATGTATCATCGCGCAAAAACTAACCATTATTCAATCACCCGCATTGATCCCGGAGCAGGATAAAAGGGTGAAAATATTTCTGGCGGGGAGCATTGATATGGGCAGATCTGAGAACTGGCAGAAAAAAGTAATACAACAACTGGCCGGTGTAGAAGGAATTATTCTGAATCCCCGCAGGGACGACTGGGATAAGAGCTGGAAACCGGTAAGCACCGATACCAATTTCCGGAGACAGGTAGAATGGGAGCTGGATGCTCTTGAAAAAGCAGATATGATCCTGATGTATTTTGAACCTGCTTCCCAAAGCCCCATAACGCTGCTGGAACTGGGGCTGTATGCAAGATCAAAAAAAATAATGGTGGTCTGCCCTGAAGGGTTCTGGCGGAAAGGAAATGTGGATATTGTTTGTGAGCGATATGGGATTAAACAATATAAAACAGTGGACGAAATGCTGGGGCAGCTAAAAAAGCAATTGCAATAG
- a CDS encoding CopD family protein, with protein MAYLYLKAVHIIFVVTWFAGLFYMPRLFIYNVEANEKPQPEQDLLHAQFKKMMRPLWYGITWPSAILTLILGLSVLISSGFYAILFKPEGFWLLLKLMLVLLLYGYHYSLHRIFKQQMNGIYKYTSDQLRMWNEVATVFLIAIVLLVVVKREMSVVWGLVGMLLLIFILMLAIRIYKRIRTKGK; from the coding sequence TTGGCGTATTTATATTTAAAAGCTGTTCACATCATTTTTGTAGTAACCTGGTTCGCAGGTTTATTTTATATGCCCCGGTTATTTATTTATAATGTGGAGGCCAATGAAAAACCGCAACCGGAGCAGGATCTCCTGCATGCGCAGTTCAAAAAAATGATGCGGCCCCTTTGGTATGGCATTACCTGGCCTTCGGCCATTCTTACGCTGATCCTGGGGCTCTCCGTTTTGATCAGCAGTGGTTTTTATGCAATCCTTTTTAAACCCGAAGGTTTCTGGCTATTGCTGAAGCTGATGCTGGTACTGCTCCTTTACGGGTATCATTATTCCTTACACCGCATTTTCAAACAACAAATGAATGGTATTTATAAATATACCTCCGACCAGCTCCGGATGTGGAATGAGGTAGCCACCGTTTTTCTGATAGCCATTGTACTGCTTGTTGTGGTAAAAAGGGAGATGAGCGTTGTCTGGGGCCTGGTAGGGATGCTGCTGCTGATCTTTATTCTGATGCTGGCCATCCGCATTTATAAAAGGATCCGCACAAAAGGCAAATAA